Proteins from a genomic interval of Actinoalloteichus hymeniacidonis:
- a CDS encoding phosphoglycerate kinase — MTTSESPRGDVATVADLLSEGARGRRVLVRADLNVPLDGARITDDGRVRASLPTLSKLIEAGARVVVAAHLGRPKGVPDEKFSLAPVAARLGELLGAEVALAQDVVGPSAKSVVDGLGEGSIALLENVRFDPRETSKDDGERAELARELADLVGEDGAFVSDGFGVVHRKQASVYDVARLLPRYAGQLVLAEVTVLRKLTEEPARPYAVVLGGSKVSDKLAVIENLITKVDRLLIGGGMAYTFLKAKGHEVGKSLLQTDQLDTVRGFIAEAERRGVELVLPVDVLAATEFAPDADVEIVSAEEIPADREGLDIGPRTRELFAERLSDAATVFWNGPVGVFEFEAFAGGTRAVATALVNGDSFSVVGGGDSAAAVRALGLPEDGFSHISTGGGASLEFLEGKVLPGVAVLED; from the coding sequence GTGACGACGTCAGAGTCCCCTCGTGGGGACGTCGCGACAGTTGCGGACCTGCTGTCCGAGGGGGCTCGGGGTCGGCGCGTGCTGGTGCGCGCCGACCTCAACGTCCCGCTCGACGGCGCGCGGATCACCGACGACGGCCGGGTGCGGGCCTCGCTGCCCACGCTGTCGAAGCTGATCGAGGCGGGCGCGCGAGTGGTGGTGGCCGCCCACCTGGGCAGGCCCAAGGGCGTGCCCGACGAGAAGTTCTCCCTGGCCCCGGTGGCCGCCCGACTGGGCGAGTTGCTGGGCGCCGAGGTGGCGCTCGCGCAGGACGTGGTGGGGCCCTCGGCCAAGTCCGTCGTGGACGGATTGGGCGAAGGCTCGATCGCACTGCTGGAGAACGTGCGGTTCGACCCGCGCGAGACCAGCAAGGACGACGGCGAGCGCGCCGAGCTGGCCCGTGAACTGGCCGACCTGGTCGGCGAGGACGGTGCCTTCGTCTCCGACGGCTTCGGTGTGGTGCACCGCAAGCAGGCCTCGGTCTACGACGTCGCGCGGCTGCTGCCGCGTTACGCGGGCCAGCTGGTCCTCGCCGAGGTGACGGTGCTGCGCAAGCTCACCGAGGAGCCCGCCCGGCCCTACGCGGTCGTGTTGGGCGGTTCCAAGGTCTCGGACAAGCTCGCGGTGATCGAGAACCTGATCACCAAGGTCGACCGGCTGCTCATCGGTGGCGGGATGGCCTACACCTTCCTCAAGGCCAAGGGCCACGAGGTCGGCAAGTCGCTCTTGCAGACCGACCAGCTGGACACGGTGCGCGGTTTCATCGCCGAGGCCGAGCGGCGGGGCGTCGAGCTCGTGCTGCCGGTCGACGTGCTGGCGGCGACCGAGTTCGCTCCCGACGCCGATGTCGAGATCGTCTCGGCCGAGGAGATCCCCGCCGACCGCGAGGGCCTGGACATCGGCCCGCGCACCCGGGAACTGTTCGCCGAGCGGCTGTCCGACGCCGCCACGGTGTTCTGGAACGGACCGGTGGGCGTCTTCGAGTTCGAGGCGTTCGCCGGCGGCACCCGCGCGGTGGCCACGGCATTGGTGAACGGCGACTCCTTCAGCGTGGTCGGCGGCGGTGACTCCGCTGCGGCGGTCCGCGCGCTGGGTCTGCCGGAGGACGGTTTCTCCCACATCTCCACCGGGGGCGGGGCGTCCTTGGAGTTCTTGGAGGGCAAGGTCCTCCCCGGCGTCGCGGTTCTGGAGGACTGA
- a CDS encoding gluconeogenesis factor YvcK family protein, with protein MRAVALGGGHGLQITLAALRRLAVHPTAVVTVADDGGSSGRLRRELELLPPGDLRKALAALADDGMGAAPWSEVFEHRFGGDGALAGHAVGNLLLAGLLEVIGDPVAALDQAGVLLGIDGRVLPMSTEPLDIEADVTGLDEDPAVIRRIRGQVAVATTPGRVKRVRLHNATGPNRTPTATPEAVKAVRGADVVLLGPGSWFTSVLPHLLVPELHEALVETAARKVVVLNLVPQPGETAGFSPEQHLHVLSEHAPRLRVDAVVADVDSVATPDRLRTAAASLGGTAHLRRVAAAGAPERHDPEALARALSEAFTAAGAHGRHGDSGGRGVARRAEGEED; from the coding sequence CTGCGGGCTGTCGCGCTGGGCGGCGGGCACGGACTTCAGATCACGCTCGCTGCCCTGCGCAGACTCGCGGTGCACCCGACCGCCGTGGTCACCGTCGCCGACGACGGGGGGTCGTCGGGACGGTTGCGGCGCGAGTTGGAGCTGCTGCCGCCGGGGGACCTCCGCAAGGCCCTTGCCGCGCTCGCCGACGACGGGATGGGCGCGGCTCCCTGGAGCGAGGTGTTCGAGCACCGTTTCGGCGGTGACGGGGCACTGGCCGGTCACGCGGTGGGCAATCTGCTGCTGGCCGGGCTGCTGGAGGTGATCGGCGACCCGGTCGCCGCACTGGATCAGGCCGGGGTCCTGCTGGGCATCGACGGCCGGGTGCTGCCGATGTCGACGGAGCCGTTGGACATCGAGGCCGATGTGACGGGCTTGGACGAGGATCCCGCCGTGATTCGGCGGATCCGGGGCCAGGTCGCCGTCGCGACTACCCCCGGACGAGTGAAAAGAGTCCGGCTCCACAACGCGACCGGTCCGAATCGGACCCCGACGGCGACCCCGGAAGCAGTCAAGGCGGTCCGAGGTGCCGACGTCGTTCTGCTCGGCCCCGGATCATGGTTTACCAGCGTGTTGCCGCATCTGCTCGTGCCGGAACTGCATGAGGCACTCGTCGAAACGGCCGCCAGAAAGGTCGTCGTTCTCAATCTCGTCCCTCAACCGGGCGAGACAGCCGGGTTCTCACCGGAACAACACCTGCACGTACTCTCCGAACACGCCCCCCGACTACGGGTGGATGCGGTGGTAGCGGACGTGGACTCGGTGGCGACACCGGACCGATTGCGGACCGCCGCCGCTTCGCTGGGCGGCACGGCCCATCTTCGCCGGGTCGCGGCGGCGGGAGCGCCGGAGCGACACGATCCCGAGGCGTTGGCCCGCGCCCTGTCCGAGGCCTTCACCGCTGCGGGGGCGCACGGTCGGCACGGGGATTCCGGCGGTCGCGGTGTGGCGCGGCGAGCCGAGGGAGAGGAGGACTGA
- the whiA gene encoding DNA-binding protein WhiA, with translation MAMTASVKDELSRLTVTKTCCRRAEVSSLLRFAGGLHIVGGKVVVEAELDTGSVARRLRKEIHDLFGYTAEVHVITSGGLRKGSHYVARVAADGEGLARQTGLLDPRGRPVRGLPAHVVSGGVCDAEAALRGAFLAHGSLTEPGRSSAMEVTCPGPEAALALVGAARRLGVQARSREVRGADRVVVRDGDAIGALLTRLGAHSSVLAWEERRMRREVRATANRLANFDDANLRRSARAAVSAAAKVERALELLGPETPEHLLAAGRLRLSHRQASLEELGQLADPQMTKDAVAGRIRRLLAMADKRARDLGVPDTDAAVTAEMLEAEV, from the coding sequence GTGGCGATGACCGCGTCGGTCAAGGACGAGCTGAGCAGGCTGACGGTGACCAAGACGTGTTGCCGTCGCGCCGAGGTCTCGTCGCTGCTGCGCTTCGCGGGGGGCCTGCACATCGTGGGCGGGAAGGTCGTCGTGGAGGCCGAACTCGACACGGGTTCGGTGGCGCGCAGACTGCGCAAGGAGATCCACGATCTGTTCGGTTATACCGCCGAGGTGCATGTGATCACCTCGGGCGGGCTGCGCAAGGGCAGCCACTACGTGGCGCGCGTCGCCGCCGACGGCGAGGGACTGGCTAGACAGACCGGGCTGCTCGATCCGAGGGGGCGGCCGGTGCGCGGGCTGCCCGCGCACGTCGTGTCCGGTGGGGTCTGCGACGCGGAGGCGGCGTTGCGAGGTGCGTTCTTGGCGCACGGCTCGCTGACCGAGCCCGGACGGTCCTCCGCGATGGAGGTGACCTGCCCGGGGCCGGAGGCGGCGTTGGCGCTGGTCGGCGCGGCCCGGCGGCTCGGCGTGCAGGCGCGCTCCAGGGAGGTCCGGGGGGCGGACCGCGTCGTGGTGCGGGACGGCGATGCGATCGGTGCCCTGCTGACCAGGCTCGGCGCGCATTCCAGTGTGCTGGCCTGGGAGGAGCGCCGGATGCGCCGCGAGGTGCGGGCCACGGCGAACCGGTTGGCGAACTTCGACGACGCGAACCTGCGTCGTTCCGCGCGGGCGGCGGTCTCGGCCGCGGCGAAGGTCGAGCGCGCGTTGGAGCTGCTCGGGCCGGAGACGCCGGAGCACCTGCTCGCGGCCGGTCGGTTGCGGCTGTCCCACCGGCAGGCGTCTTTGGAGGAGCTGGGGCAGCTCGCCGACCCGCAGATGACCAAGGACGCGGTGGCGGGCCGGATCCGGCGGCTGCTGGCGATGGCCGACAAACGGGCCAGGGACCTCGGGGTGCCGGACACCGATGCCGCGGTCACCGCCGAGATGTTGGAGGCGGAGGTCTGA
- the rapZ gene encoding RNase adapter RapZ, producing the protein MTSAPENEGSHDKPGIEVAVVTGLSGAGRSTAAKCLEDLGWFVVDNLPPELISTMVELGARSSSVITRVAVVMDVRSRAFTEDLASVIKDLDARGYKPRVLFLEATDAVLIRRFEAVRRGHPLQGDGRLADGIGAERALLARLREEADLVLDTTGLSVHQLRGKIEDAFGTEASTRTRVTVLSFGYKYGLPMDADLVMDVRFLPNPFWIPELRDQTGQDSDVSNYVLSQEGAEEFLHRYHELLRLVSAGYRREGKRYLTLALGCTGGKHRSVALSEELSRRLSTEDRLTVKVVHRDLGRE; encoded by the coding sequence GTGACGAGCGCACCCGAGAACGAGGGGTCGCACGACAAGCCGGGCATCGAGGTGGCCGTGGTGACGGGGCTGTCCGGAGCCGGGCGCAGCACCGCAGCCAAGTGCCTGGAGGATCTGGGCTGGTTCGTGGTGGACAACCTGCCGCCGGAACTCATCTCGACGATGGTCGAGCTGGGCGCGCGGTCGAGCTCGGTGATCACCAGGGTCGCCGTGGTGATGGACGTCCGGAGCCGGGCGTTCACCGAGGATCTCGCCTCGGTGATCAAGGATCTCGACGCCAGGGGATACAAGCCGAGGGTGCTGTTCCTGGAGGCGACCGACGCGGTGCTGATCCGCCGCTTCGAGGCGGTCCGCCGTGGTCACCCACTGCAGGGCGACGGCAGGTTGGCCGACGGCATCGGCGCCGAGCGCGCGCTGTTGGCGCGACTGCGCGAGGAGGCCGACCTGGTGCTGGACACCACGGGGCTGTCCGTGCATCAGCTGCGGGGCAAGATCGAGGACGCCTTCGGTACCGAGGCCAGCACCCGCACCAGGGTCACAGTGTTGTCATTCGGCTATAAGTACGGTCTGCCGATGGACGCGGATCTGGTGATGGACGTCCGGTTCCTGCCCAACCCGTTCTGGATCCCGGAATTGCGGGACCAGACCGGCCAGGACTCGGATGTCAGCAACTACGTGCTCTCCCAGGAGGGCGCCGAGGAGTTCCTGCACCGCTATCACGAACTGCTGCGACTGGTCAGCGCAGGCTACCGGCGGGAGGGCAAGCGGTATCTGACGCTGGCCCTTGGCTGCACCGGCGGTAAGCACCGCAGTGTCGCGCTGTCCGAGGAGCTGTCCCGGCGGTTGTCCACCGAGGACCGATTGACCGTCAAGGTCGTGCACCGGGATCTGGGCCGCGAGTGA
- the gap gene encoding type I glyceraldehyde-3-phosphate dehydrogenase, giving the protein MTVRVGVNGFGRIGRNFWRAVNASGLDVEIVAVNDLTDIGTLAHLLKYDSVLGTLAEEVVAEGDSIKVGGKSIKALAEKDPAALPWGELGVDVVIESTGRFTKAEDARKHIEAGAKKVIISAPAKGEDLTIVLGVNDEKYDGSQVVLSNASCTTNCVAPMAKVLDEAFGIVKGLMTTVHAYTNDQVILDFPHKDLRRARGAASNIIPTTTGAAKATALVLPELKGKLDGMAIRVPVPDGSLTDLTVELSRPVTKAEVNAAFKAAAEGPLKGVLVYTEDPIVSSDIVGSAASCTFDSLLTQTAGPDEADTTVKVLGWYDNEWGYSSRLADLAALVGSKLS; this is encoded by the coding sequence GTGACGGTTCGTGTAGGCGTCAACGGCTTCGGTCGCATCGGTCGTAACTTCTGGCGTGCGGTGAACGCATCCGGCCTGGATGTCGAGATCGTCGCCGTCAACGACCTGACCGACATCGGCACCCTTGCACACCTGCTCAAGTACGACAGTGTGCTCGGCACGCTCGCCGAGGAGGTCGTCGCCGAGGGCGATTCGATCAAGGTGGGCGGCAAGTCGATCAAGGCTCTGGCGGAGAAGGACCCCGCCGCGCTGCCGTGGGGTGAGCTGGGCGTCGACGTCGTCATCGAGTCCACCGGCCGCTTCACCAAGGCCGAGGACGCGCGCAAGCACATCGAGGCAGGCGCCAAGAAGGTCATCATCTCCGCGCCCGCCAAGGGCGAGGACCTCACCATCGTGCTGGGCGTCAACGACGAGAAGTACGACGGCAGCCAGGTCGTGCTGTCCAACGCCTCCTGCACCACCAACTGCGTGGCGCCGATGGCCAAGGTCCTGGACGAGGCGTTCGGCATCGTCAAGGGCCTCATGACGACGGTGCACGCCTACACCAACGACCAGGTCATCCTCGACTTCCCGCACAAGGACCTCCGTCGGGCCCGTGGCGCGGCCAGCAACATCATCCCCACCACCACCGGTGCCGCCAAGGCCACCGCGCTGGTGCTGCCGGAGCTCAAGGGCAAGTTGGACGGCATGGCCATCCGCGTCCCGGTTCCGGACGGCTCGCTGACCGACCTGACCGTGGAGCTCTCGCGCCCGGTGACCAAGGCCGAGGTGAACGCGGCGTTCAAGGCCGCTGCGGAGGGCCCGCTGAAGGGCGTCCTCGTCTACACCGAGGACCCGATCGTCTCCAGCGACATCGTCGGCTCGGCGGCGTCCTGCACGTTCGACTCGCTGCTGACCCAGACCGCGGGCCCGGACGAGGCGGACACCACCGTGAAGGTCCTCGGCTGGTACGACAACGAGTGGGGTTACTCCAGCAGGCTGGCGGACCTCGCCGCGCTGGTCGGCTCCAAGCTCTCCTGA